The sequence below is a genomic window from bacterium.
GGGCAGCCATCCCAATCCCTTCAACCCGCTGACGACGGTGACCTTCGCCCTGGAAGCGCCGGTCCGGGCGCGGCTGACGGTCCACGATCTGGCCGGGGCGCTGGTTGCGGTGCTGGCCGAGGGCGAATTGGCGGCCGGCGAGCATGCCGTGCCCTGGAACGGCCGGCGCGCCGACGGGAGCGCTTCGCCTTCGGGGGTGTACGTGGCGTGCCTGCAGACACCCGGAGCCCGAGCGACCACAAAGATGCACCTCGTGCGATGAGGCCACGGACGCCGAACTCGGCGGGATCCGCGCGACAGTTCACGGATCCCGTCGGGCTGCCTGGACACACATCGTCTTGAATCAACCAATTCAGTCTCAATATTGATACTTGAAGTTTCAACAAACAATATTTAGATAAAACAAGAATTTTCTGGACAGCGCCCAACTCGCCTCCTAGATCTGGGGTTGAGATCGTGAGAGTGATTCTCATGATCTTCTCGATCAGACCAGCCGGAGGTTTCCGATGCCGTCCACGAAGATCCTGGCCGCCGCCCTTTGCGTCGGCCTCGTCGCCACCGCCGCGTTCCCTGCCTCCTCCAGCGACCGCCGTTCCGCCCTGGCCGGCGGGATCGACGACAAGCCGTACCTGTCGCGCGGCGGCGTCGACATCATGCTCGGCGGCTACATGGACCACGAGTTCGAATGGGTCGAGGACGGCGGCAGCACCTTCGACCAGCACCGCTTCGTGCCCTTCATCACCGCGCGGGTATCCGAGCGCGTGACCGTGTCGAGCGAGATCGAGTTCGAGCACGGCGGCTTCGTCGGCGGCGACGGCGAGGGCGAGATCAAGCTGGAGTACGCGGTCATGGACTACCGCCTCCGCGAGGGCCTGCAGTTCCGCGGCGGCCTGATCCTGTCGCCCCTGGGCGCCTTCAACCTGCGCCACGACACGCCGCTGAACGACCTGACTGAGCGCCCGCTGGTGGACCGGCAGCTCGTCCCCTCGACGCTGAGCGAGTCGGGCATGGGCGTCTTCGGCACGCTCTACCCGAACGAGGACCTCGTCCTGGGCTACGAGGCCTACCTGGTCAACGGCTTCGACGAGGGCGTCCTGTCCGGCGACGACGGCGCCAAGAAACTGCGCATCCGCTCCGGGCACGGCAGCCAGGAGCAGGACAACAACCGGAACAAGGCGCTCGTCGCCCGCCTGGGCGCCAGCCCGCGCCCGGGCCTGGAACTCGGCGCCTCGGTGCACACCGGCAAGTACGACGACGCCGGCGGGAAGCGCCTGACGATCGCCGCGCTCGACGGCCGGGCGGTCTTCGGCGCGCTGGAACTGGCGGGCGAGCTGGCCGTCGCCGCGGCGGACGTCGATCGCGTCGC
It includes:
- a CDS encoding FlgD immunoglobulin-like domain containing protein; its protein translation is GSHPNPFNPLTTVTFALEAPVRARLTVHDLAGALVAVLAEGELAAGEHAVPWNGRRADGSASPSGVYVACLQTPGARATTKMHLVR